The genomic stretch gataacaaagataatttccgaagtgacatgccatcataaacttgatcatattgtaaacatatgtaatgaatgcagcgatcaaaacaatggtaatgacatgagtaaacaagctgaatcataaagcaatgacttttcatgaatagcactttcaagacgaggcatcaataagtcttgcataagagttaactcataaagcaataatttaaagtaaagatattgaagcaacacaatggaagataaagtttcagcaattgctttcaacttgtaacatgtatatctcaatgatagtttgtcaacatagagtaatataacaagtgcaatatgcaagtatgtaggaatcaatgcacagttcacacaagtgtttgcttcttgaggtggagagaaataggtgaaccgactcaacataaaagtaaaaagaatggtccttcaaagaggaaagcatcgattgctatatttgtgctagagctttggttttgaaaacataaagagagcaataaaagtaaaattttgagaggtgtttgttgttgtcaacgaatggtagtgggcactctaactaccttatcaaccgagactttcaagagcggctcccatgaaggacgttatctctaccagcaaggtggatcatccctcttctcttttgtttacacatgtactttagtttagtttttctttatttatggatgacactcctcccaaccttttgcttacacaagccatggctaaccgaatcctcggtgccttccaacaatcacataccagtgaaggagtgtctatttgcaaaattaagttgcttactcgatgaatcgagcaaaacatgtgaagagaattattaatgcaagttaattaatcgggctgggaaccccattgccagctctttttgcaaaattattggataagcggatgtgccactagtctatTGTGAAAGtcacgtcgaagtaaatgacaagatcgaaagataaaacaccacatacttcctcatgagctataaaacattgacacaaatcagaggtgataaattttgaattatttaaaggtagcactcaagcaatttactttggaatggcggagaaataccatgtagtaggtaggtatggtggacacaaatggcatagttattggctcaaggattttggatgcatgagaagtattccctctcgatacaaggtttaggctagcaaggttatttgaaacaaacacaaggatgaaccggtgaagcaaaactcacataaaagacatattgtaaacattataagactctacactgtcttccttgttgttcaaactcaatactagaaattatctagactttagagagaccaattatgcaaaccaaattttagcatgctctatgtatttcttcattaataggtacaaagtatatgatgcaagagcttaaacatgagcacaacaattgccaagtatcacattatccaagacattatagcaatttactacatgtatcattttccaattccaaccatataacaaattaacgaagaagaaacttcgccatgaaaattaaaagctaagaacacatgtgttcatatgaaccaacggagcgtgtctctctcccacacaagcatttattcaaacaaaaataaaaacaaaagcacacggacgctccaagtaaagtacataagatgtgaccgaataaaaatatagtttcaagagaaggaacacgataatttgtcgatgaagaaggggatgccttgggcatccccaagcttagatgcttgagtcttcttgaaatatgcaggggtgaaccaccagggcatccccaagcttagagctttcactctccttgatcatagtatatcatcctcctctcttgacccttgaaaacttcctccacaccaaactttaagcaaactcattagagggttagtgcataatcaaaaactcacatgttcagaggtgacacaatcattcttaacacttctggacattgctcaaagctacttggaaggtaatggaacaaagaaatccacccaacatagCGAaataagcaatgcgaaataaaaggcagaatctgtcaaaaacagaacagtccgtaaagacgaattttaaaatggcaccagacttgctcaaatggaaaaactcaaaactaatgaaagttgcgtacatatctgaggatcactcacgtaaattggcataattttctgtgttacctacagagaattagacccagattcgtgacagacagcaatgctgtttctgcgcagcaatccaaatctagcatcaactttaccatacagactttacttggcacaacaaaacacaaaactaagataagaagaggttgctacagtagtaaacaacttccaagacacaaatataaaacaaagtactgtagcaaaataacacatgggttatctcccaagaagttctttctttatagccgttaagatgggctcagtagttttaatgatgcactcgcaagaaatagtatttgaagcaaaagagagcatcaagaggcaaattcaaaacacatttaagtctaacatgcttcctatgcataggaatcttgtaaataaacaagttcatgaagagcaaagtaacaagcataggaagataaaacaagtgtagcttcaaaaatttcagcacatagagaggcattttagtaacatgaaaattttcacaaccatattttcttctctcataataactttcagtagcatcatgagcaaactcaacaatataactatcacataaagcattcttatcatgagtctcatgcataaaattattactctccacataagcataatcaattttattagttgtagtgggagcaaattcaacaaagtagctatcattattattctcatcaagtgtaggaggcatagtataatcacaacaaaatttactctccatagtaggttgtaccaaaagaccaatatcatcataaataggaggcaaagtatcatcaaagtaaattttctcctcaatgcttgggggactaaaaatatcatgcaaaccagcttccccaagcttagaactttctatatctttatcaacaatggtgttcaaagcgttcatactaatattactaccagcatgcaaataagatttcataggttttttaattttcgcatcaaacaatccatgttttaaatcaggaaatagaataagaagctcactcttgtacattatgccaactagtgtaaacaagaaacaacaagatgcaattgcaggatctaaaggaaatagctttgagcacacacacaacggcgccagaaaaatactttacctgggaccggtgtatgagagcctttttacctttcctcctcgagcaacggcgccagaaaagtgcttgatgtctacgggagcttctattcttgtagacgagtgttgggcctccaagagcgagaggtttgtagaacagcagcaagtttcccttaagtggatcacccaaggtttatcgaactcggggaggaagaggtcaaagatatccctctcatgcaaccccgcaaccacaaagcaagaagtctcttgtgtccccaacacacctaataggtgcactagttcggcgaagagatagtgaaatacaggtggtatgaataagtagtagcaacggcaccggaaaagtgctttgcccggagacgataaacaagcggtagtaacgcatgaCGAGTAATGCATgatgaaaacagtaaacaagcagcgatagcagtatttaggaacaaggcctaggggttagactttcactagtggacactctcaacattgatcacataacagaatagataaatgcatactctacactcttgttggatgatgaacacattgcgtaggattacacgaaccctcaatgccggagttaacaagctccacaataatgctcatattttagtaacctttagtgtaagatagatcaaaagactaaaccaagtactagcatagcatgcacactgtcaccttcatgcatatgtaggaggaatatatcacatcaatattatcatagcaatagttaacttcgcaatctacaagagatcatgatcatagcataaaccaagtactaacacggtgcacacactgtcacctttgcacacatgcaggaggaataaaactactttaataacattgctagagtagcacatagataaattgtgatacaaacatattgcaatcataaagagatataaataagcacctcactatgccattcaacggtgaataattattccgtgaaatatagcctaagagacccacacggtgcacacactgtcacctttacacacgtgggacaaggagtctccaggagatcacataggtaaaactcacttgactagcataatgacatctagattacaagcatcatcatatgaatctcaatcatgtaaggcagctcatgagattattgtattgaagtacataggagagagatgaaccacatagctaccagtacagccccgagcctcgatggagaactactccctcctcatggaagcagcagcggtgatgaagatggcggtggagatggcagcagtgtcgatggagaagccttcggggcacttcccgctccggcagggtgccggaacgagactcctgttccccggatcttggcttcgcgatggcggcggctccggaaggttttccgtatcgtggtttttcgcatcgagttttctcgacggaggctttaaataggcgaagaggcggcgcaggagggtcgaagggtggccacaccatatggcggcgcggccggggcacgggccgcgccggcctatggtccggggcccgagtgccccctccggtccttcccgggtgttcggatggttccggtgaaaataggaacccgggtcttgatttcgtccgattccgagaatatttcgttactaggatttcgaaaccaaaaacagcagaaaacgagaaccggcacttcggcaccttgttaataggttagttccagaaaatgcacgaatatgacataaagtgtgcataaaacatgtaggtatcatcaataatatggcatggaacataagaaattatcgatacgtcggagacgtatcagcggtgaaaaccctaatcgtagtaggtcgttttagctttatcttgatcaagcaggaccatcatccgatcgtacacctcgtacgtatcatgggtggatcggctccttgagccgattcacaggacaacctgagagccgatcgaggctcgtatttaatgtttacgtgtatgccatgcaggaaactaagcgaggcacatccaacaccttcccgaccgggtataggtcgggtggcacgcccttgcatcggcatcggacgtgcgtgccgaggcttgcgcggccgtcgctcggagggaccggggccggcccgcGGCCtcaggagcctcccggctctacagtgttgcccgtcgctgctcgccggtgggtttctgaccgcaacagatagCTATGTGGGTCACATGCTCAATAGCGGGCCCTAGAAATATGCTAGTGGCTCAGTCAGACGGTGGTGAAAATTTGGTGCCACATCATCACTTACAGTGGGTCCCGATTGTCATAAATGGTATTAGCCTGGACCAGTGTGATTTTTCATGATGTGACACGGTGGTCTTTTGAGTAAAAATCGTACATGTGTGGTTTTTCGTAGTAGTTGCCCTAGATGTGGTGATTTTTTTCATTTATCTTGTCATTCCAACGCCATATGCATCGAATTTGTAAATCAACAGCCTAGATAAAGTTAGATGTACCGACTGATAACGCAAAGGAGATGATGTATAGACAATGTAGAGCACTGTACTAGGCTTCAACAGTGTTGAGCCGTTAATGTAAAGTTAATTATGCTTAGAACCCAGTGGTTCTGACTTGTGACCTTGGTTACAAAACTCCATGCTAGTTTAACCTACCAGTGGGCATGAGGGCACATAATCGGGGCTTCGCCGGGTCCCTTTGTTGGCCTCCTCGAGAATTTGATTGACATGAGGGGACTGGGGAGGAAGAGAGGCCTGATACGTGGCCCATGCTGACTGGCGGGCCCTAGAAATATGTTAACGATCTAGTTAGACAGTAGTAGAAATTTGGTGCCACTTCCTCACTTACGGTGGGTCCCAACTATCAGAAACAGTATCTGCCGGCGTTTAGCGATGGATCAATGTGATTTGTCATGATATGACGCTGGTGGTCCTTTGCGAGAAAATCGTACATGAATAGCCTTTTGTACTCAATAGGCACAtccgatttttttttaaagaaaattgTGACATTCTTTTTTTTTGACGCATAAAATTGTGACATTCTTTGTTGGATGGAAGTAGTAGTTGCCCTAAATTTGGTGGTTTTTTCAATTATCTTGTCGTTTCGACACTTTATCATCGGATTTGTAAATCAACGGCGTGGATAAAGCTGGATGTACCGATGGAAGAGATCCATGTGTTGGTGCACACAGATAAGGCAAAGGAGATGATGTACAGACAATTTAGAGCACTGTACTAGGCTTCAACAGTATTTAGCCGTTAATGTCAAGTTAATTACTCTCAGATCCCTGTGGTTCTGACTTGTGAGCTTCGTTACAAAACTCCGTGTCAGCTTAACCTGCCAGTAGGCCTCGGGCCACAGAAACGGACAAGCTTCCGTGCCCAGCGCTCTCTCCCGGGCCCACAGAAACCACCCAACAAGCTACCTACACTCTCGTCTCGCCTCGTGCTCTCTCAGACAGTCTCACACTCACTCTCCTCCCGCTCTATGCAGGCTTGCTGCGATTACCATGCAGTGGTAGCTGGGCTAGACTGGTTGGCTGCTAGGTAGGGGGCGGCAGCGAGCGCCGAGCGCGAGTGTCAAGCTGGCCGGGCGCGAGCTGACGGCGCGCGGAAGCGCAAtgcatccgccgccgcctccgccgatgCTGACCAACGCGCTGACGCACAGGACGCCGGTGCTGGGGCTGCGGCTCTGGGTGGTGGTCGGcctcgccgtcggcgccgccttcctgctcctcctcgcgcTCATCGCGGTCTACTTCgccgcggcggcgcgccggcgccgtCCCAAGCCGACGAAGCTGTCCGCCGCCGGGCCGCACGCGGCGCCGATGTCGCCCGCGGCCATCTCGCCGGTGTCGAAGGAGATCCAGGAGGTGGCCATCCACGTGGGCTCCCTCCGGCACTACCTCGAGATGGGCGCCGCGTACCTCAAGGACAAGGAGGGCGGCGGAGGGGACGGCGACTCGCTGTGCGGCAGCGTGGCCACGCACGGCTCGCAGCGCGTGCACATCGAGGCCGGCAAGGGCCGCCGCATGGTCGCGTGCGGCGCCGACGGCGGGGAGGTAGAACCGGCGTCCCCGCAGCCCGACGCGGCGGCGGGGCCCGAGGTGTCGCACCTCGGGTGGGGCCACTGGTACACGCTCCGGGAGCTGGACGAGGCCACCGCCGGCTTCGCCCCCGACCGCGTCGTCGGCGAGGGCGGCTACGGCATCGTGTACCGCGGCGTGTTCGCCGACGGCCACGAGGTCGCCGTCAAGAACCTCCTCAACAACCGGTCAGCGTCCCTGTCTCTCCGCCGGCCATGTGCATGTCGTCGTTACCGTTACCGTTGCTAGCTCGCTGACAAATTTCCATTCTCTTTGGCGCACGTTACTGCAGGGGGCAGGCGGAGCGGGAGTTCACAGTGGAGGTGGAGGCGATCGGGCGCGTCCGCCACAAGAACCTGGTCCGCCTGCTCGGCTACTGCGCCGAGGGAGCACACCGGTACAGATTTCCGATTTCTGATTCTGAAACCCCTCCCCACCACATGCATGCACGATCGGTCGACTAATTGATTGATGGATCGGCATCCTCGTGCCGTAATTCCCCTTCTCCGTAAGTACGCTTCTCATCTCACCTACCGCACACACTTGGCTCTTGCTTGCTTGTGGTCGCAGGATACTGGTGTACGAGTACGTCGACAATGGCAACCTGGAGCAGTGGCTCCACGGCGACGTCGGCCCGGTCAGCCCGCTGTCTTGGGACGCCCGGATGAACGTCGTGCTCGGGACCGCCAAAGGGTGGGTGAATTATCATCAATGATTTGTTCCTAATTTGTCGAATGAATTGGTTCATTTGTGAACTTGATTAGTAGTAACTCTGATTTGGGAATTTCATTCAGGATCACCTACTTGCACGAGGGGTTGGAGCCCAAGGTGGTGCACAGGGACATCAAGTCCAGCAACATTCTGCTGGACAAGCGGTGGAACTCCAAGGTCTCCGACTTTGGCCTCGCCAAGCTCCTCGGCTCTGACAGCAACTACGTCACCACCAGGGTCATGGGAACATTTGGGTAACGTCTGTGTTTGTCTTTCAGCACCTGAACATCTGGGTGAATGCTGAATGCTAAACCCTCTGCTTTTCGGCAGCTATGTGGCGCCAGAGTACGCGAGCACGGGCATGCTGACGGAGAGGAGCGACGTGTACAGCTTCGGAGTCCTCGtaatggagatcatctccggcCGATGCCCGGTCGACTACGCGAGACCGCCCGGGGAGGTAGGCTTAGCTCTGCATCTTCTTGCAAGAACTGATGCCGTGTATACAGTTGTACTGTCGTCAACTATCAATGTGCTGCTCTGCCTTAGTTTCTGTGTGTGCATTTCTCTTTCTTCAGGTTAACCTTGTGGAGTGgctgaagaagatggtgagcaacAGGGACTACGAAGCGGTCCTGGATCCCAAGTTGCCGGAGAAGCCGAGCTCCAAGGCGCTGAAGAAGGCTCTCCTTGTTGCGCTGAGGTGCGTGGATCCCGACTCGCAGAAGCGGCCCAAGATGGGGCATGCCATCCACATGCTCGAGGTCGACGACTTCCCCTACCGAGATGTGAGCTTCTTTGCCTCTCTCTCTATCAAGTCAATCACAACGCTCATTTGCTCATCGATACCCAAGTCAATTCCAAGTTACATATGGTGGAATCCACGCAATTGCCGGGTTACCGTCCCGTCATAAAACATGTGCACCCACTAATCTATACAAGTGCTTGGTGCTCTTGTGCCACTCTCTGAAGCTGAGCTCAGAAATGGACAGATCAGGTGCATCAGGCTTAAAATAGCACGATGTTGGCTCTGATTACTAGCTCCATGTCTGACCTTAGACCAAGCCTTCATTGCAGCCTCCTCGAGAATAGTTAAGTTATCACCATGTTACCTGACTGTGCTCTGAACTGACCTTGGGATGTTTTATTACTCCGCCATCTCAAAAAACAACTGCTCCTACTAATGACCTCGAGATCACCATGTCCCCTTGATTAGTTTTTGTCAGATTAACTAGTTGGACCCCTAGTGCCTAAACCATGTTTGCTCTGTATGCTGTCCGACGACATCGGCGTTCTAAACACATTTATACACATGTTTCTAGTATCATACTGTCATTTTCACATCTCAACACAAAGTTTCAGATACTAGGACTTCTGTCTGAAAATTGAGTTGCCGCCTTAAATTCACAGTTTATTTATCCATTTGCTCGCAGGATCGGCGGACTCTACGGCCGTGCCAAGGAAGTCCCCTGGAGAAAGCAAGAGTTTCGGGGAAGCCGGTGACGGAATCTGGCTACAGCAGTTGCTACGATGGCAACAGCACTGCTGCCACTACGCCTTCGAGGTTGCAGGAGAACTAGTTCGTTCTGCACGTGGTGGGTTTTTCTCTGAAATCCTGCGTTCAGCTCTAGCCAGCTTGGGGATGCTGTGGTATAGCTCGGTTTTGTCGATTTCGTTGTTAGTCCGGTTCTGTTGCCTCGGTGATGCATCATGAGTTTTGTGGGAACCCTGGTTAATTTGTCCAAGGTATAGGTAAGCCGTAAGCATATCCTCGATGGGAGATTTCCCTTGGTTCTTCTGGTCTTTGTAGGTGTTTCATGCACAGTCCTTACTGTGATTGACATAGCTTGCCGGACTGTTGTTGCTACGACACCACCCATCAAGACCGGGCGCCGTCGACGCGACCAAAGACGGGCCTTAGCCCGCCAAGCACGGCCCGTCACCGAGA from Lolium rigidum isolate FL_2022 chromosome 4, APGP_CSIRO_Lrig_0.1, whole genome shotgun sequence encodes the following:
- the LOC124650220 gene encoding probable serine/threonine-protein kinase At1g01540, coding for MHPPPPPPMLTNALTHRTPVLGLRLWVVVGLAVGAAFLLLLALIAVYFAAAARRRRPKPTKLSAAGPHAAPMSPAAISPVSKEIQEVAIHVGSLRHYLEMGAAYLKDKEGGGGDGDSLCGSVATHGSQRVHIEAGKGRRMVACGADGGEVEPASPQPDAAAGPEVSHLGWGHWYTLRELDEATAGFAPDRVVGEGGYGIVYRGVFADGHEVAVKNLLNNRGQAEREFTVEVEAIGRVRHKNLVRLLGYCAEGAHRILVYEYVDNGNLEQWLHGDVGPVSPLSWDARMNVVLGTAKGITYLHEGLEPKVVHRDIKSSNILLDKRWNSKVSDFGLAKLLGSDSNYVTTRVMGTFGYVAPEYASTGMLTERSDVYSFGVLVMEIISGRCPVDYARPPGEVNLVEWLKKMVSNRDYEAVLDPKLPEKPSSKALKKALLVALRCVDPDSQKRPKMGHAIHMLEVDDFPYRDDRRTLRPCQGSPLEKARVSGKPVTESGYSSCYDGNSTAATTPSRLQEN